The sequence CCAGAAATCAAAGAAAGCCGTGGCTATAGCAAAGCCCTGCAACTGCTGCATCGTTCAGCCCGTCAACACCAAGCCGCTTAGGGGGAAGTATGTCTAACGCCCTTAAGCTGGTGCAAATCGGTAAACGTGATCTGCAACTTGACGATGATATGTACCGAAATTTGTTAGAGCAGATCACCGGCGAACGTAGCGCCAAAGGCTTGAGCGAGTCGCAGCTCAATGCAGTAGTGGATGCCATGAAGCAACGCGGCTTTAAACCTAAAGCCGCTAATGCTAAGGGCAAGCCAAAAGCGCGGGCGGCTGAGGTCGCTAAGATCCGTGTTATTTGGTTGGTGATGTTTGAACAAGGCTTTGTGCGCAGCAAAACCGAGGTGGCATTAAACACTTACGTTAAGCGGATGACAAAAACCAGTAATGGCCAAGGCGTTGATCGTATCGAGTGGCTAACATCAGATAAGGCCGTACAGGTATTGGAAGGGTTAAAGAAGTGGCATTACCGCTGTATGGCCGATGCGATTGTTGCCCGTGGTGGCCGCGTTCCTGCTAATGATAAATTGACAGGACCAGCAGGCTATGAAAAGTTAGCGGTATACTATGAGGAGAATTATTGTGGCAATGTATGAAGTAGACTTTTTGTTTTTAGGTGGTCCAGTTGATGGTAAAAGATTAACCATGCCGGTTTATGATTTTGAAAATTACCCATCATTTTGTGATATACCAAAAAACCCAGAGGGTTTGGATTGGTCTGAAAAAGTTAGATACAATCGACGAGTGTTGATCACACCACGTGGTTATAAACATACTATTTATTTTGATTCTAGATTGTCAGAAGATGAACAAACTTCGCTAATGTATGCATGGGCAGAGAACGTTGCAAATAACCCAATCCCATGAAGATGGGATCATCTATGCCGTATACTAACAACACCTCGCCTTGCGGGGTGTTTTTCTATCCAGCTTTTAAACTAACCTAGGTGACGGCCATGGCGAACTCAACCCCAACCAGCGCAAAGCATAATGCTGCTAACGAAGAGAACGGCGACTTTTTTGGTTACGACAATGTGACCTTAGAAGATGTAACCCGTTTAGTGGAGGATGAGGATTCATCACGCTGGCCTGTGGCCATGAGCCAACTTTACCAATTGTTTAAACGCGATCTAGCGCGGCATGACGTTGATACTAAGATTGCAATCAGCTTGCTCAATAGCATTTGCAAAGAGTTTGGCGGGGTGCAATTTTACTTGCCACGTGGTTGTCAGCTTGAAATAGAGATTATGAATCTCTCTATTTGGCATGAGTTCAAAGGCGATAACGTTGAGGAGCTGGCGCGCAAGTACAATAAATCAATGCAGCATATCTGGCGGGTTATTGCTAAGATGCGAAGCCGCGAGATAAAAAATAGACAGCCTGAATTGTTTTAAATTTATGAGGATATAGATGATGACAAAAAAAGAACGAATAGCAATTCAGCGATCTATGGCTGAAGAAGCACTAGGTAAGCTAAAGGCGATTAGGCAACTTTGTGGTGCTGAAGACTCTTCAGATAGTAGTGATATGCAAGAGGTTGAAATTTGGACTAATCGCATAAAAGAACTAGAAGATTGGTTATGGGGCGAAAGCCCGATAGCATAAAATGTATTTTAATGTATACAGCCTGAATTGTTTTAAGGATGAATGTATGAAGAAGTTACTTTTATTGGCGGCATTGTTATCTGCACCAGTTGTTGCAAGTGAAACTGATTGGGTTAAAAACGAAGAGTTAAATGCATTTACCTCTGTTGATATTGTTAGTGGTAACATTACCGCAATGATAAAACCCCGCAGTAATGGAACATTAGGATTTGGGTTATTTCTTCCTTATGAAAAATGCTATGTTGCTGAATCTTATTCTGAGCCATTTGGGAGTTTAATTGTTGTTGGTGCTTATCAAGATTTTAAATTGCAATGCTTAGATAAAAATAAAGCCGTTATTTTCCCAGATGAAAGTGTTACTAGCATGATTATTGATGCATTAATAGATAATGGTAATGTTTGTGTTACGCTTGACGCCACGGGCGAAGCAATGAAAATGTGCTTTTCAGGTAAAGGTGTAAAAGAAATTAAAGCGTCAGCAGGCAAGCAATAACAACAATCAAGGTTATTTTATAAAGCTCAACCATTAAAGCACAATCCGATTAGGTTATTAATCAGGTTGTGCTTTTATGTTTTCATCCTCTGCACTTTCTTATATCAATGGGTTTTGTTTTTCGACTGCGGGTTACTCGCCTGAGTTCTGCCATGCAGTGCGCTTTGTGCTGATTGAAGAAGGCGCACTTAATCAAGACGGCACACCCAAGCCAAACCTTGGATATGTAAACGACCCAAAAGATAAAGGCGGCGAAACCAAGGGCGGCATTAGTAAACGCGCTTTCCCCAATATCGATATTGCTGCACTGACACTCGATGGCATTGT comes from Shewanella oneidensis MR-1 and encodes:
- a CDS encoding gp16 family protein, with the protein product MSNALKLVQIGKRDLQLDDDMYRNLLEQITGERSAKGLSESQLNAVVDAMKQRGFKPKAANAKGKPKARAAEVAKIRVIWLVMFEQGFVRSKTEVALNTYVKRMTKTSNGQGVDRIEWLTSDKAVQVLEGLKKWHYRCMADAIVARGGRVPANDKLTGPAGYEKLAVYYEENYCGNV
- a CDS encoding Mor transcription activator family protein codes for the protein MANSTPTSAKHNAANEENGDFFGYDNVTLEDVTRLVEDEDSSRWPVAMSQLYQLFKRDLARHDVDTKIAISLLNSICKEFGGVQFYLPRGCQLEIEIMNLSIWHEFKGDNVEELARKYNKSMQHIWRVIAKMRSREIKNRQPELF